In Candidatus Nanopelagicales bacterium, one genomic interval encodes:
- a CDS encoding DUF6544 family protein, producing MRTVLRWTVAVVAVLHGLVHLVGLDRPDAVAWVLASVLMVATGVLLAARVRTWWLVGAVAVVLSQYLVVTAWPEAAAGTVANALVAVAVAYGLAADGPWSLPAEYRRRARAALRGADAPAATERLVTEADLAALPIPVAGYLRATGTVGRPRVRGFRATIHGRIRATADELWMPWTGEQVDTFGEHPHRYFRMDATMRGLPVAVLHTYADGAARMRVRAAGVVPVVDQGGDILLAAETVTVLNDLCVLAPAAILDAPITWSDVRDRSVVARYATADATVSATLVFDDQHRLVDFVSEDRYRDRADHSGFDRVRWSTPLADYAEFGGRRLSTRGAGRWHPDGSEPPYDYLEFHVDDIAYVPAGAQEPAVADPMAARIGA from the coding sequence ATGAGGACCGTCCTGCGCTGGACCGTCGCCGTGGTCGCCGTGCTGCACGGCCTGGTCCACCTGGTCGGACTGGACCGGCCGGACGCGGTCGCCTGGGTGCTCGCCAGCGTGCTGATGGTCGCCACCGGTGTGCTGCTGGCCGCCCGCGTGCGCACCTGGTGGCTCGTCGGTGCTGTCGCCGTCGTGCTGTCCCAGTACCTGGTCGTGACCGCATGGCCCGAGGCCGCCGCGGGCACCGTCGCCAACGCGCTGGTCGCCGTCGCAGTCGCATACGGGCTCGCCGCCGACGGCCCATGGAGTCTGCCGGCCGAGTACCGGCGCCGCGCCCGCGCCGCCCTCCGCGGAGCCGACGCGCCAGCCGCAACGGAGCGCCTGGTCACCGAGGCCGACCTCGCCGCGCTCCCCATCCCCGTCGCCGGCTACCTCCGCGCGACCGGCACCGTCGGGCGCCCCCGGGTCCGAGGTTTCCGCGCCACCATCCACGGCCGCATCCGCGCCACCGCCGACGAACTCTGGATGCCCTGGACCGGCGAGCAGGTCGACACCTTCGGCGAGCACCCGCACCGGTACTTCCGGATGGACGCGACCATGCGCGGGCTCCCCGTCGCCGTGCTGCACACGTATGCCGATGGCGCGGCCCGGATGCGCGTGCGCGCTGCCGGAGTCGTCCCGGTTGTCGACCAGGGCGGTGACATTCTGCTCGCCGCGGAGACCGTGACCGTGCTCAACGACCTGTGCGTGCTCGCCCCGGCCGCCATCCTCGACGCGCCCATCACCTGGTCCGACGTCCGCGACCGCAGCGTGGTGGCCAGGTACGCCACTGCCGACGCGACCGTGTCCGCGACCCTGGTCTTCGACGACCAGCACCGGCTCGTCGACTTCGTCTCGGAGGACCGCTACCGCGACCGGGCCGATCACTCCGGCTTCGACCGGGTCCGGTGGTCAACCCCCCTCGCCGACTACGCCGAGTTCGGCGGGCGCCGACTGAGCACCCGCGGCGCCGGCCGCTGGCACCCCGACGGCTCAGAGCCGCCGTACGACTACCTCGAGTTCCACGTGGACGACATCGCGTACGTCCCTGCGGGAGCGCAGGAACCGGCCGTCGCGGACCCCATGGCTGCCAGGATCGGCGCGTGA
- the hutU gene encoding urocanate hydratase, which produces MTTAPVTPSGPRPVRAPRGTALTARGWQQEAALRMLQNNLDPEVAEHPDDLVVYGGTGRAARSWSAFDAMIRTLTDLRDDETMLVQSGKPVGIMRTHEWAPRVLIANSNLVGDWATWPEFRRLEHLGLTMYGQMTAGSWIYIGTQGILQGTYETFAAVAERRFGGTLRGTLTLTAGCGGMGGAQPLAVTMNEGVCLIIDIDPTRLVRRVETRYLDEIANDLDDAIERVVAAKQAGRALSVGLVGNAATLVPEILRRGVPVDIVTDQTSAHDPLTYIPEGIDLEDAPDYADKKPEEFTERAQASMAKHVAAMVGFMDGGAEVFDYGNSIRDEARKGGFDRAFDFPGFIPAYIRPLFCEGKGPFRWVALSGDPKDIRRTDQAVLDLFPDNTHLRRWITMAQERVAFQGLPARICWLGYGERDKAGLAFNDLVASGEVSAPIVIGRDHLDCGSVASPYRETESMLDGSDAIADWPLLNAMVNVSSGASWVSIHHGGGVGMGRSIHAGQVSVADGTPLAAQKLARVLTNDPGMGVIRHVDAGYDLACQVAEERDVAVPMGLPAL; this is translated from the coding sequence ATGACGACCGCCCCCGTGACGCCCTCAGGTCCCCGCCCGGTCCGCGCGCCCCGCGGCACCGCCCTCACCGCCCGCGGCTGGCAGCAGGAGGCCGCGCTGCGGATGCTGCAGAACAACCTCGACCCCGAGGTGGCGGAGCACCCCGACGACCTGGTCGTGTACGGCGGCACCGGACGCGCCGCCCGCAGCTGGTCCGCGTTCGACGCGATGATCCGTACGCTCACCGACCTGCGCGACGACGAGACGATGCTGGTGCAGTCCGGCAAGCCGGTCGGCATCATGCGCACCCACGAGTGGGCGCCGCGGGTCCTGATCGCGAACTCGAACCTGGTGGGGGACTGGGCGACCTGGCCGGAGTTCCGCCGACTGGAGCACCTCGGGCTGACGATGTACGGACAGATGACCGCCGGGTCGTGGATCTACATCGGGACGCAGGGGATCCTGCAGGGCACGTACGAGACGTTCGCCGCGGTCGCGGAGCGGCGCTTCGGGGGCACGCTGCGCGGCACGCTCACGCTCACGGCCGGCTGCGGGGGCATGGGCGGCGCCCAGCCGCTTGCGGTCACCATGAATGAGGGCGTCTGCCTCATCATCGACATCGACCCCACCCGGCTGGTCCGGCGCGTCGAGACGCGCTACCTGGACGAGATCGCGAACGACCTCGACGACGCGATCGAGCGGGTGGTGGCGGCCAAGCAGGCCGGTCGCGCGCTGTCCGTCGGGCTGGTGGGCAACGCGGCCACCCTGGTGCCCGAGATCCTGCGCCGCGGCGTGCCGGTCGACATCGTCACCGACCAGACCTCCGCGCACGACCCGTTGACGTACATCCCCGAGGGCATCGACCTCGAGGACGCGCCGGACTACGCCGACAAGAAGCCGGAGGAGTTCACCGAGCGCGCGCAGGCGTCGATGGCCAAGCACGTCGCCGCCATGGTCGGCTTCATGGACGGGGGCGCGGAGGTCTTCGACTACGGCAACTCGATCAGGGACGAGGCGCGCAAGGGCGGCTTCGACCGGGCCTTCGACTTCCCCGGGTTCATCCCCGCCTACATCCGCCCGCTGTTCTGCGAGGGCAAGGGCCCCTTCCGCTGGGTGGCGCTGTCCGGTGACCCGAAGGACATCCGGCGCACCGACCAGGCCGTGCTCGACCTGTTCCCCGACAACACCCACCTGCGGCGCTGGATCACGATGGCGCAGGAGCGGGTGGCGTTCCAGGGGCTGCCGGCGCGGATCTGCTGGCTCGGGTACGGCGAGCGCGACAAGGCCGGGCTGGCGTTCAACGACCTGGTCGCCTCCGGCGAGGTGTCCGCGCCGATCGTCATCGGCCGCGACCACCTGGACTGCGGCTCGGTGGCCTCCCCGTACCGCGAGACCGAGTCGATGCTCGACGGCTCCGACGCGATCGCGGACTGGCCGCTGCTCAACGCGATGGTGAACGTGTCCTCGGGCGCGTCCTGGGTGTCGATCCACCACGGCGGTGGCGTCGGGATGGGCCGCTCGATCCACGCCGGCCAGGTGTCGGTCGCCGACGGGACCCCGCTGGCCGCGCAGAAGCTGGCCCGCGTGCTCACCAACGACCCGGGGATGGGCGTGATCCGGCACGTGGACGCCGGGTACGACCTGGCCTGCCAGGTCGCCGAGGAGCGCGACGTGGCCGTCCCCATGGGCCTCCCCGCCCTGTAA
- a CDS encoding TrkA family potassium uptake protein — protein MARNTEPVAVIGLGRFGRALAEELTHLGTEVLAIDPNPVLVQQMAGRLERVVTADPTDPEALEELGLDEFHNAVVAIGGEQTPSILATSLLADLGVPNIWAKAMSKLHARILARVGAHHVIFPEAEMGVRVAHLISGRMLDYVEIDSGWVLAKAHPPQYLVGTPLGETGLRASQHVTIVSVRKEGADEFTHADADTVLSYGDDILIVGRPRDVEAFVSTV, from the coding sequence TTGGCTAGGAACACCGAACCCGTCGCCGTCATCGGCCTGGGTCGCTTCGGCCGCGCGCTGGCCGAGGAGCTCACCCACCTGGGCACCGAGGTGCTCGCGATCGACCCCAACCCGGTGCTGGTGCAGCAGATGGCCGGCCGGCTGGAGCGGGTCGTCACCGCCGACCCGACCGACCCGGAGGCGCTGGAGGAGCTCGGTCTGGACGAGTTCCACAACGCGGTCGTGGCGATCGGGGGTGAGCAGACCCCGAGCATCCTGGCCACCTCGCTGCTGGCGGACCTGGGCGTGCCGAACATCTGGGCCAAGGCGATGAGCAAGCTGCACGCGCGGATCCTGGCCCGGGTCGGCGCCCATCACGTGATCTTCCCGGAGGCCGAGATGGGCGTGCGGGTGGCCCATCTGATCTCCGGGCGGATGCTCGACTATGTGGAGATCGACTCCGGGTGGGTGCTGGCGAAGGCGCACCCGCCGCAGTACCTGGTCGGCACCCCGCTGGGGGAGACCGGTCTGCGGGCGTCCCAGCACGTGACGATCGTGTCGGTGCGCAAGGAGGGCGCGGACGAGTTCACCCACGCCGACGCGGACACGGTCCTCTCGTACGGCGACGACATCCTGATCGTCGGCAGGCCGCGCGATGTCGAGGCCTTCGTCAGCACCGTGTGA
- a CDS encoding IclR family transcriptional regulator, with amino-acid sequence MPAARRALAILRTLAGSPTPVTAATLARDLGLPRSSTYHLLAAMAEDGFVVHYPEEQRWGIGVSAFELGTAYLRHDPLERQARPVLRALVTRLPHDLPAVAHCGVLRGRETLYVATESTALRVSVVAEVGVRLPASLTVSGRCMLAVLPAAQVRALFPDRDAFVVRTGRGPSSLAQLRALLATERRAGVAVEDGMVTEGYASVAAASVDRAGRPVASIGVTVRSEDLAPPLLALCSREVRRTAGALTRRWGAVPAPT; translated from the coding sequence GTGCCGGCGGCGCGGCGGGCGCTGGCGATCCTGCGGACGCTGGCCGGCTCGCCGACCCCGGTCACGGCCGCGACTCTGGCCCGCGACCTCGGCCTGCCCCGCTCGTCCACGTACCACCTGCTCGCCGCGATGGCGGAGGACGGCTTCGTCGTCCACTACCCGGAGGAGCAGCGCTGGGGCATCGGGGTGTCCGCGTTCGAGCTGGGCACCGCGTACCTGCGGCACGACCCCCTGGAGCGGCAGGCCCGACCGGTGCTGCGCGCACTGGTGACCCGGCTGCCGCACGACCTGCCCGCGGTCGCGCACTGCGGCGTCCTGCGCGGCCGGGAGACGCTGTACGTGGCCACGGAGTCGACCGCGCTGCGGGTGAGCGTCGTCGCGGAGGTGGGCGTCCGCCTGCCCGCCAGCCTCACGGTGTCGGGACGCTGCATGCTCGCGGTGCTGCCTGCGGCCCAGGTCCGGGCGCTGTTCCCGGACCGCGACGCCTTCGTGGTGCGCACCGGCCGAGGGCCGTCCAGCCTGGCGCAGCTGCGCGCGCTGCTCGCCACCGAGCGACGGGCCGGCGTCGCGGTCGAGGACGGGATGGTGACCGAGGGGTACGCGTCGGTCGCCGCGGCTTCCGTCGACCGGGCGGGCCGGCCGGTGGCCTCGATCGGGGTGACCGTGCGCTCGGAGGACCTGGCGCCGCCGCTGCTGGCGCTGTGCAGCAGGGAGGTACGGCGCACCGCCGGCGCGCTGACCCGGCGGTGGGGCGCGGTCCCGGCGCCGACCTGA
- a CDS encoding DUF2786 domain-containing protein, which translates to MSSLDRIAALLAKAERSDNEHEAEAFLAKAQSLATVHSVDLAVARARIAHRERREQPTTKVVRIGEPGKRANRWLVMLFLAIADCNDVRCDIARNSTSVWPFGFPSDIEVVEMMWASVATQMTVAANAWLATGEWRTETYRARTKAGWDRYGRTVWGYQTKPHTATTARAAFYQAYIPRIRQRLMAAREAAIAAASAVAVGAEDSYPDVLDLRDGADRPRAVSAALVLKGKAEEVAAYYRQASEASGSWRGYGGSVLATPGAASRAGTAAAERARLTSQRGIAGPAGDLPAG; encoded by the coding sequence GTGAGCAGTCTGGACCGGATCGCGGCGCTGCTGGCGAAGGCCGAGCGCAGCGACAACGAGCACGAGGCGGAGGCGTTCCTCGCCAAGGCGCAGAGCCTGGCGACGGTGCACTCGGTCGACCTCGCCGTCGCGCGTGCGCGGATCGCGCACCGCGAGCGCCGCGAGCAGCCGACCACCAAGGTGGTCCGCATCGGCGAGCCGGGCAAGCGGGCCAACCGCTGGCTGGTGATGCTGTTCCTGGCGATCGCCGACTGCAACGACGTGCGCTGCGACATCGCGCGCAACTCCACGTCGGTGTGGCCGTTCGGGTTCCCGTCCGACATCGAGGTCGTCGAGATGATGTGGGCCTCGGTGGCCACGCAGATGACCGTCGCGGCCAACGCATGGCTGGCGACCGGCGAGTGGCGCACGGAGACCTACCGCGCCCGGACCAAGGCCGGGTGGGACCGCTACGGCCGGACGGTGTGGGGCTACCAGACCAAGCCGCACACCGCGACCACCGCGCGGGCCGCGTTCTACCAGGCCTACATCCCCCGCATCCGGCAGCGGCTGATGGCCGCGCGGGAGGCGGCGATCGCCGCGGCCTCCGCCGTCGCGGTCGGCGCCGAGGACTCCTACCCCGACGTGCTGGACCTGCGGGACGGTGCGGACCGGCCGCGCGCGGTCTCCGCCGCCCTGGTGCTCAAGGGCAAGGCGGAGGAGGTGGCGGCCTACTACCGGCAGGCCTCCGAGGCGTCGGGGTCCTGGCGCGGCTACGGCGGGTCGGTGCTGGCCACCCCGGGCGCGGCGTCGCGGGCCGGCACGGCCGCGGCCGAACGGGCCCGCCTCACCTCGCAGCGGGGTATCGCCGGACCCGCCGGCGACCTGCCGGCCGGCTGA
- a CDS encoding potassium transporter TrkG, which produces MAPLARFRHPGQLVLAAFVGTIVVGTGLLMLPWSTASGTSPPLLDAAFTSTSAVCVTGLVTVDTGSYWSGFGQGVILVLIQVGGLGIMVVATLLALAFARRMGLRARFALQTETRSTSPGQLRRLVLRIVAFSLVAEAVVAVLLGLRLWLGYDQTPGAAAYSGLFHAVSAFNNAGFSIYSDSLMGFVADPWFLLPVCAAVVLGGLGFPVVFELARSAWHPHSWSILTRITVAMTVVLLVGGTVFFMFEEINNPNTLQDKGLGTASLAAFATSTMARTAGFNVLDIGAMDEESLFATDVLMFIGGGSAGTAGGVKVTTIGLLAFVVWSEMRGRDDVEVGHRRVSAANQRQALTVAVLGMSVVVVAAFGLLLLSDVAFNRVVFETVSAFGTVGLSTGLTPELSDPAQALLAVVMLIGRVGPLTAATSLALRERASRRRLPEERMIVG; this is translated from the coding sequence ATGGCACCGCTCGCACGCTTCCGGCACCCCGGCCAGCTGGTCCTCGCGGCCTTCGTCGGGACCATCGTCGTGGGCACCGGGCTGCTCATGCTCCCGTGGTCGACCGCGTCGGGCACCTCGCCACCGCTGCTCGACGCCGCGTTCACCTCGACTTCGGCGGTCTGCGTCACCGGCCTGGTGACGGTGGACACCGGGTCGTACTGGTCCGGCTTCGGCCAAGGCGTGATCCTCGTCCTGATCCAGGTCGGCGGCCTGGGGATCATGGTGGTCGCGACGCTGTTGGCGCTGGCGTTCGCCCGGCGGATGGGGCTGCGGGCGCGGTTCGCCCTGCAGACCGAGACCCGCTCGACCAGCCCCGGGCAGCTGCGGCGGCTGGTGCTGCGGATCGTGGCGTTCAGCCTCGTCGCCGAGGCCGTGGTCGCGGTGCTGCTCGGGCTGCGACTGTGGTTGGGGTACGACCAGACGCCGGGCGCCGCCGCGTACTCGGGTCTGTTCCACGCGGTGTCGGCGTTCAACAACGCCGGCTTCTCGATCTACTCGGACAGCCTGATGGGGTTCGTGGCCGACCCGTGGTTCCTGCTGCCGGTGTGCGCGGCGGTGGTGCTGGGCGGTCTCGGCTTCCCGGTGGTGTTCGAGCTGGCGCGCTCCGCGTGGCACCCGCACTCGTGGTCCATCCTGACGCGCATCACGGTCGCGATGACCGTCGTCCTGCTCGTGGGCGGGACGGTGTTCTTCATGTTCGAAGAGATCAACAACCCGAACACGTTGCAGGACAAGGGTCTAGGTACGGCATCGCTGGCGGCCTTCGCGACGTCCACGATGGCGCGGACCGCTGGGTTCAACGTCCTGGACATCGGCGCCATGGACGAGGAGTCCCTGTTCGCCACCGACGTGCTGATGTTCATCGGCGGCGGCAGCGCCGGGACGGCCGGTGGCGTGAAGGTGACCACGATCGGCCTGCTGGCCTTCGTGGTGTGGTCGGAGATGCGCGGCCGCGACGACGTGGAGGTCGGCCACCGACGCGTCTCGGCCGCCAACCAGCGGCAGGCGCTCACGGTCGCCGTGCTCGGCATGTCGGTCGTGGTGGTGGCGGCGTTCGGGCTGCTACTGCTCAGCGACGTGGCGTTCAACCGGGTGGTGTTCGAGACCGTGTCGGCGTTCGGCACGGTGGGGCTGTCGACGGGGCTGACGCCGGAGCTGTCCGACCCGGCCCAGGCCCTGCTCGCCGTGGTGATGCTGATCGGCCGGGTGGGGCCGCTGACGGCGGCCACCAGCCTGGCCCTGCGGGAGCGGGCCAGCCGTCGCCGGCTGCCCGAGGAGAGGATGATCGTTGGCTAG
- a CDS encoding haloacid dehalogenase type II, whose protein sequence is MLPPEVIVFDVNETLSDLSPLAARFAEVGLSAETARLWFASVLREGFALTAVGQPASFAGIGREVLRGLLVDAGAVPAEESVEAVMAAFLDLDVHPDVATGVRRLAAGGTRLVTLSNGAAAVAERLLDRAGLRESFEHVLSVDDAGIWKPAVGAYRYAADVCGTTPDRMLMVAVHPWDLHGAGLAGLRTAWVRRRSEEVYPSYFRTPDLAVSGVDDLAHLLAADPPPGPS, encoded by the coding sequence ATGCTGCCGCCCGAGGTGATCGTGTTCGACGTCAACGAGACCCTGTCCGACCTGAGCCCGTTGGCGGCTCGGTTCGCCGAGGTCGGGCTGTCTGCCGAGACGGCCCGGCTGTGGTTCGCCTCGGTCCTCAGGGAGGGGTTCGCGCTCACGGCCGTCGGCCAGCCCGCGTCCTTTGCGGGGATCGGGCGAGAGGTGCTGCGCGGGCTGCTGGTCGATGCGGGCGCGGTGCCGGCCGAGGAGTCGGTGGAGGCGGTGATGGCCGCGTTCCTGGACCTGGACGTGCACCCGGACGTGGCGACGGGGGTACGGCGGCTCGCGGCCGGCGGCACCCGCCTCGTCACGTTGAGCAACGGTGCCGCGGCGGTCGCCGAACGACTGCTGGACCGTGCCGGGCTCCGGGAGTCCTTCGAACACGTGTTGTCTGTGGACGACGCGGGCATCTGGAAGCCCGCGGTCGGTGCGTACCGCTACGCCGCGGACGTCTGCGGCACGACGCCGGACCGCATGCTCATGGTCGCGGTGCACCCCTGGGACCTGCACGGCGCCGGCCTCGCGGGTCTGCGCACCGCCTGGGTCCGGCGGCGCAGCGAGGAGGTGTACCCCTCCTACTTCCGGACTCCCGACCTGGCGGTGTCCGGGGTCGATGACCTCGCGCACCTCTTGGCGGCGGATCCCCCTCCTGGCCCGTCCTGA
- a CDS encoding TIGR04338 family metallohydrolase — protein sequence MTVRDARRSAVYEAERAVESVLGRDRVGPVTVSLHGSSLTLPVERRFGDAAGVQRYVDAVLDLDWVTARWPGQRVAVRARRGQRMAHYEPAPEPVIAVPVETTWALRELVVLHEVAHHLARVSVGGAEPSHGPTWAGVYLNLAAVCVGPEVALLLRASFADAGVPADESLSYVTEGAV from the coding sequence ATGACCGTCCGGGACGCCCGCCGCAGCGCGGTGTACGAGGCCGAGCGCGCGGTGGAGTCCGTCCTCGGCCGCGACCGGGTCGGACCGGTGACGGTGTCCCTGCACGGGTCGTCCCTCACGCTCCCGGTGGAGCGCCGGTTCGGCGACGCGGCCGGAGTGCAGCGGTACGTCGACGCGGTGCTGGACCTGGACTGGGTCACCGCGCGCTGGCCGGGGCAGCGGGTGGCGGTGCGCGCCCGCCGCGGCCAGCGGATGGCCCACTACGAGCCCGCCCCGGAGCCCGTGATCGCCGTACCGGTCGAGACCACGTGGGCGCTGCGGGAGCTCGTCGTCCTGCACGAGGTGGCCCACCACCTCGCGCGGGTCAGCGTCGGCGGTGCCGAGCCGTCCCACGGGCCCACCTGGGCCGGGGTCTACCTGAACCTGGCCGCGGTCTGCGTCGGTCCCGAGGTCGCGCTGCTGCTGCGGGCGTCGTTCGCCGACGCCGGCGTGCCCGCGGACGAGTCGTTGTCGTACGTCACCGAGGGGGCGGTGTGA